One Balnearium lithotrophicum genomic window carries:
- a CDS encoding nucleoside deaminase: protein MEDQEFLKKALEEAKKAYKFGEVPIGALIVRNGQIISKAFNRKEFLQDPTAHAEIIAIREASRKLNSWRLTDCTLYSTVEPCVMCCGAIIQSRIKRVVYSVPDPKFGGVESLFRILSDKRNNHRPEVERIELLEAEELLKSFFKELRERCRSLA, encoded by the coding sequence ATGGAAGACCAGGAGTTCCTTAAAAAGGCCCTTGAGGAGGCTAAAAAGGCTTACAAGTTTGGAGAAGTACCAATCGGAGCTCTCATAGTCAGGAACGGTCAGATAATCTCAAAAGCCTTCAACAGGAAGGAGTTCCTCCAAGACCCTACAGCTCACGCTGAAATTATAGCAATTAGAGAGGCCTCAAGAAAGCTTAATTCTTGGAGGTTAACGGACTGTACCCTCTACTCAACGGTTGAGCCCTGTGTAATGTGCTGCGGTGCTATAATACAGTCAAGGATAAAAAGGGTTGTCTACTCGGTTCCAGACCCAAAATTTGGGGGAGTTGAGAGTCTGTTTAGAATTCTCTCCGATAAGAGGAACAACCATAGACCAGAAGTTGAAAGGATAGAGCTCTTAGAAGCCGAGGAACTCCTCAAGAGCTTCTTTAAGGAACTCAGGGAGAGGTGCCGGAGCCTGGCTTAA
- the recA gene encoding recombinase RecA: MQEERKKVLQEALKKIKKEFGEGSVMFLGEKPVERIPAISTGSIAIDYITGIGGVPRGRITEIYGPESSGKTTLTLHIIANAQREGGVAAFIDAEHALDPTYAKKLGINLEELLVSQPDSGEQALEIAETLVRSGAVDVIVVDSVAALVPEAEIKGDMGDSHVGLQARLMSQALRKLTAVVSKSNCALIFINQVREKIGMMGYGGPQETTTGGRALKFYSSMRIEIRNSGQIKDRNDERIGHKAKVKIVKNKLAPPFRETVVEVYYGEGISREADLLNLGEELEIVKKSGSWYSFGDVRLGQGKENARQFLKENPEVAAELEERIREALGVPGKSEDRPQ, from the coding sequence ATGCAGGAAGAGAGGAAAAAAGTTCTACAGGAAGCTCTAAAAAAGATTAAGAAGGAGTTTGGTGAAGGCTCTGTAATGTTCTTGGGAGAAAAGCCCGTTGAGAGGATACCTGCAATTTCAACAGGTTCGATAGCAATAGACTACATAACGGGCATAGGAGGAGTTCCAAGGGGAAGGATTACGGAAATTTACGGTCCAGAATCCTCAGGTAAGACTACACTTACGCTGCACATAATAGCAAATGCACAGAGGGAAGGGGGAGTTGCTGCTTTCATAGATGCAGAGCACGCCCTTGACCCGACGTATGCAAAGAAGTTGGGTATAAATCTTGAGGAGCTCTTAGTTTCCCAGCCTGACAGTGGAGAGCAGGCTTTAGAGATTGCAGAGACACTTGTGAGAAGTGGAGCGGTTGACGTAATTGTTGTTGACTCTGTTGCTGCCTTAGTTCCAGAGGCAGAGATAAAGGGAGACATGGGGGATTCCCACGTTGGCCTTCAGGCAAGGCTCATGTCTCAGGCCCTGAGAAAGTTGACAGCAGTTGTAAGTAAGAGCAATTGCGCACTGATTTTTATAAACCAGGTAAGGGAAAAAATAGGAATGATGGGCTATGGAGGCCCTCAGGAAACTACAACGGGAGGTAGAGCCCTTAAGTTCTACTCCTCAATGAGGATAGAGATAAGAAATTCGGGGCAGATAAAGGATAGGAACGATGAGAGAATAGGACATAAGGCGAAGGTGAAAATCGTTAAGAACAAGCTTGCCCCACCTTTCAGGGAGACGGTAGTTGAAGTTTACTACGGAGAGGGAATTTCCAGGGAAGCGGACTTGCTCAACTTAGGAGAGGAGTTGGAGATAGTTAAGAAGAGCGGTTCTTGGTATTCCTTCGGAGATGTGAGACTTGGGCAGGGAAAGGAAAATGCCAGACAGTTTCTGAAGGAGAATCCCGAAGTTGCTGCTGAGTTGGAGGAAAGGATAAGGGAGGCTTTGGGTGTTCCAGGAAAGAGCGAAGATAGACCTCAATGA